One window of the Deinococcus aerius genome contains the following:
- a CDS encoding carbohydrate ABC transporter permease, whose translation MTALPTAPTEAAPAARETTAAPAFRGRLLPWLFLAPTLLVLAVFLYLPAMQTLSLSTYRSNIVLGTRQFVGLSNFAELLSSPAYRQVAAQTLAFVALVVVLGLGLGLGLAWLASRPIRGGRIYRLLLIFPYALSPAVAGTLWLFLFNPEVGAVNQLLGSLFGVRPRWLDDPTLAFGLVTAAAVWKGLGYNVVFYLAALTNLPKEVLEAAEIDGANGWQSFWRVVVPLLSPMTFFLLFTNVVYALFDSFGLVDILTRGGPVEGQAGVTTFLVYQLYEDAFRNFRTGIAAAEAVLMLLLVGVITLLQFRFGSRRVHYGA comes from the coding sequence ATGACCGCCCTACCCACCGCGCCCACGGAGGCCGCCCCCGCCGCCCGGGAGACCACGGCGGCTCCCGCTTTCCGTGGCCGCCTGCTGCCGTGGCTCTTTCTCGCGCCCACCCTGCTCGTCCTCGCCGTCTTCCTGTACCTGCCCGCCATGCAGACCCTCTCGCTCAGCACGTACCGCAGCAACATCGTCCTGGGCACCCGGCAGTTCGTGGGCCTCTCCAACTTCGCCGAGCTCCTGAGCAGCCCCGCCTACCGCCAAGTCGCCGCGCAGACCCTCGCCTTCGTCGCGCTCGTCGTCGTGCTGGGGTTGGGCTTGGGACTGGGGCTCGCGTGGCTGGCGAGTCGCCCCATTCGTGGGGGGCGCATCTACCGCCTGCTGCTGATCTTCCCGTACGCGCTCTCGCCCGCGGTCGCGGGAACGCTGTGGCTCTTCCTGTTCAACCCGGAGGTCGGGGCGGTCAACCAGCTCCTCGGCTCGCTCTTCGGCGTGCGGCCCCGCTGGCTGGACGACCCCACCCTCGCCTTCGGGCTGGTGACCGCCGCCGCCGTGTGGAAGGGCCTGGGGTACAACGTGGTCTTCTACCTCGCCGCGCTGACGAACCTGCCCAAAGAAGTGCTGGAGGCCGCCGAGATCGACGGGGCGAACGGCTGGCAGAGCTTCTGGCGGGTGGTCGTGCCGCTGCTCTCGCCCATGACCTTTTTCCTGCTCTTCACCAACGTCGTGTACGCGCTGTTCGACTCCTTCGGTCTGGTGGACATCCTGACGCGCGGCGGGCCGGTCGAGGGGCAGGCGGGCGTGACGACCTTCCTCGTCTATCAACTGTATGAGGACGCCTTCCGCAACTTCCGCACCGGCATCGCGGCGGCCGAGGCCGTGCTGATGTTGCTGCTCGTCGGCGTGATCACCCTGCTCCAGTTCCGCTTCGGCAGCCGGAGGGTCCACTATGGCGCTTGA
- a CDS encoding DUF2171 domain-containing protein, with protein MTQNDGQNDQAAAQIDERLMQDLRQRLESQGDHMQVKDVNGEYVGTVDHLEGDQLKLTRSGSHDGQHHYVPLSQVRGMDDVAVYLTIPHSEVQ; from the coding sequence ATGACCCAGAACGACGGACAGAACGATCAGGCCGCCGCCCAGATCGACGAGCGCCTCATGCAGGACCTGCGCCAGCGCCTGGAGAGCCAGGGCGATCACATGCAGGTCAAGGACGTGAACGGCGAGTACGTCGGCACGGTGGATCACCTGGAGGGCGATCAGCTCAAGCTCACCCGCAGCGGCAGCCACGACGGCCAGCACCACTACGTCCCCCTCTCGCAGGTCCGGGGCATGGACGATGTGGCGGTGTATCTGACCATCCCGCACAGCGAAGTTCAGTAA
- a CDS encoding phosphotransferase, producing MIPGGLPSHRFPVLEARFGPLTPMDAGMQSRVYAAAGGDVVVKVYRNHQGHHRLEAGNMRRADLGDWVVDTVEADGVEALILRRFPGRPLRAADVPIALPRLRAILEALHRERAGRVDLRRLRERLRRFRSALAAYPLDDLFDAVELPLERGLLDQPAAFCHLDLWHDNILIAPGGDVLVIDWTKAGWDDPLRDVALLKTGTLDLLSPDASLDAALTFLPDQAQETVTRLRAYLAHTYLHDLYWFLMNEPYEFDRQQRLKLPRARHVLARLPG from the coding sequence GTGATTCCGGGCGGCCTGCCATCCCACCGCTTTCCCGTGCTGGAAGCCCGCTTCGGCCCCCTGACGCCGATGGACGCGGGAATGCAGAGCCGGGTCTATGCGGCGGCGGGTGGGGACGTGGTCGTGAAGGTCTACCGCAACCACCAGGGCCACCACCGCCTGGAGGCAGGGAACATGCGCCGCGCCGATCTCGGCGACTGGGTGGTGGACACCGTGGAGGCCGATGGCGTGGAGGCCCTCATCCTGCGCCGCTTCCCGGGCCGCCCCCTGCGCGCCGCCGATGTGCCCATCGCCCTGCCCCGCCTGCGCGCGATTCTGGAGGCGCTGCACCGCGAGAGGGCGGGCCGGGTGGACCTGCGAAGGCTCAGAGAGAGACTCCGGCGTTTTCGCAGCGCTCTTGCGGCCTATCCGCTCGACGATCTGTTCGACGCCGTTGAACTGCCGCTGGAACGGGGCCTGCTCGATCAGCCCGCCGCCTTCTGCCACCTCGACCTGTGGCACGACAACATCCTGATCGCGCCGGGCGGCGACGTGCTGGTGATCGACTGGACGAAGGCGGGCTGGGACGACCCCCTGCGCGACGTGGCGCTCCTCAAGACGGGCACCCTCGACCTGCTGAGCCCCGACGCCAGCCTCGACGCCGCCCTGACCTTCCTGCCGGACCAGGCCCAGGAGACGGTGACGCGGCTGCGGGCCTACCTCGCCCACACCTACCTGCACGACCTGTACTGGTTCCTGATGAACGAGCCCTACGAGTTCGACCGCCAGCAGCGGCTGAAGTTGCCCCGCGCCCGGCATGTGCTGGCCCGGCTGCCGGGGTAG
- a CDS encoding carbohydrate ABC transporter permease produces MALERVEVRRAAPSVSGRRRLSHALTHAALIVAVFLVAVPLLFALVKATQPSDQVITPNLLPGGAFFTNLGRVWTEANLGRYMLNSLIVTVAVVVGKTILSVLAALAFVYFRFPLRSLTFALVLFTLMLPTELLIVALFDLVSTRLGWANSYLAIIVPFLASATGTFLFRQHFLNIPTSLADAARIDGCGPLLFLRHVLLPLSLNTIGALAVIQFVYVWDQYLWPLVIMQSDERQVVQVGLRKLIDVGGQTDWGAVMAGAIVTLLPPLLVFTVLQEQFSKGFALGQDK; encoded by the coding sequence ATGGCGCTTGAGCGGGTGGAGGTCCGGCGGGCGGCCCCGTCGGTCAGCGGGCGCAGGCGCCTCTCGCACGCGCTGACGCACGCGGCGCTCATCGTCGCGGTGTTTCTCGTCGCGGTGCCGCTGCTCTTCGCGCTCGTCAAGGCGACGCAACCCAGCGATCAGGTCATCACGCCCAACCTGCTCCCGGGGGGCGCGTTCTTCACCAACCTGGGGCGGGTATGGACCGAGGCGAACCTGGGGCGGTACATGCTCAACTCGCTCATCGTGACGGTCGCGGTCGTCGTGGGCAAGACGATCCTCTCCGTCCTCGCCGCCCTCGCCTTTGTGTACTTCCGCTTCCCGCTGCGCTCGCTCACTTTCGCCCTGGTGCTGTTCACCCTGATGCTGCCGACTGAGCTGCTTATCGTGGCGCTGTTCGACCTCGTGTCCACGCGGCTGGGGTGGGCGAACTCGTACCTGGCGATCATCGTGCCGTTCCTGGCCTCGGCGACGGGGACCTTCCTCTTCCGGCAGCACTTCCTGAATATCCCGACCTCGCTGGCCGACGCGGCGCGGATCGACGGGTGCGGGCCGCTGCTCTTCCTGCGCCACGTCCTCTTGCCCCTGAGCCTGAACACCATCGGGGCGCTCGCCGTGATTCAGTTCGTCTACGTGTGGGACCAGTACCTCTGGCCGCTGGTCATCATGCAGAGTGACGAGCGGCAGGTCGTGCAGGTGGGCCTTCGCAAGCTGATCGACGTGGGCGGGCAGACGGACTGGGGCGCGGTGATGGCGGGGGCTATCGTGACCCTGCTGCCGCCGCTGCTCGTCTTCACGGTGCTCCAAGAGCAGTTCAGCAAGGGCTTCGCGCTGGGGCAGGACAAGTGA